Proteins encoded within one genomic window of Haladaptatus sp. QDMS2:
- a CDS encoding mechanosensitive ion channel domain-containing protein, giving the protein MVDVISQLEQLFTDEFRFFFALFVFVGGLLLGYVIGRSIQRLLVSSGVPDAVEGTPFERTARGLGTSTVSLISQLTALFIAILATLLALRILGLSTEFFFGQLTAFMPRLFVAALAIILGLIISDKAGLVVSERLRSIKLPEVNIIPQMVRYSIIYIAVLIALGQIGVATGALLILLGVYVFGVVFLGGIAFRDLLSSSAAGVYLLLNQPYGIGDEIAIGDRRGIVQEVDVFVTHIESDGEEYIIPNAHVFDSGIVRIRT; this is encoded by the coding sequence ATGGTCGACGTCATCTCGCAACTGGAGCAGTTGTTCACCGACGAGTTCAGGTTCTTCTTTGCGCTGTTCGTCTTCGTCGGCGGCCTCCTCCTCGGCTACGTCATCGGGCGGTCGATTCAGCGACTGCTCGTCTCCTCTGGCGTTCCGGATGCGGTGGAGGGGACGCCCTTCGAGCGCACGGCTCGCGGCCTCGGGACTTCGACCGTCTCGCTCATCTCACAACTCACAGCCCTGTTTATCGCCATCCTCGCCACGCTGCTGGCGCTCAGGATTCTCGGTCTCAGCACGGAGTTTTTCTTCGGTCAACTGACGGCGTTCATGCCGCGACTGTTCGTCGCGGCGCTCGCCATCATCCTCGGCCTCATCATTTCTGACAAAGCCGGACTGGTCGTCTCAGAGCGCCTTCGTAGCATCAAACTCCCCGAGGTGAACATCATCCCGCAGATGGTGCGCTACAGCATCATCTACATCGCCGTGCTCATCGCGCTCGGGCAAATCGGCGTCGCCACGGGCGCACTGCTCATCCTGCTCGGGGTGTACGTCTTCGGCGTCGTCTTCCTCGGGGGTATCGCCTTTCGCGACCTGCTCTCGTCGAGTGCGGCGGGCGTGTATCTCCTGCTCAACCAGCCCTACGGCATCGGCGACGAAATCGCAATCGGCGACCGCCGGGGTATCGTTCAGGAGGTGGACGTGTTCGTCACTCACATCGAGAGCGACGGCGAGGAGTACATCATCCCGAACGCCCACGTCTTCGACTCGGGAATCGTCCGAATTCGAACTTAA
- a CDS encoding fibrillarin-like rRNA/tRNA 2'-O-methyltransferase — protein MLPAGVERRTFDGKERLATKGQSVYGEPVSEGWRLWDANRSKLGAMLETEMDVGLSGGEKVLYLGAASGTTVSHVADFSGPTYAVEFAPRPVRDLVGVARDRPNLFPLLKDARKPETYAHVVESKLDVLVQDVATRGQATVAVRNRQFLADDGRALIAIKARSEDVTRDPDVVFEDVLAELEEGYDIVETARLEPFHADHLGVVATPK, from the coding sequence ATGTTGCCGGCTGGTGTCGAGCGGCGCACCTTCGACGGCAAAGAACGCCTCGCGACGAAGGGGCAATCCGTGTACGGCGAACCCGTCTCCGAGGGGTGGCGACTCTGGGATGCGAACCGCTCGAAACTCGGTGCGATGCTCGAAACGGAGATGGACGTCGGCCTCTCGGGCGGCGAGAAAGTGCTGTACCTCGGTGCGGCAAGTGGGACCACCGTGAGCCACGTCGCGGACTTTTCTGGTCCCACATACGCCGTGGAGTTCGCCCCGCGCCCGGTCCGTGACCTGGTGGGTGTGGCGCGTGACCGCCCGAACCTGTTCCCGCTGCTCAAAGACGCCCGGAAACCCGAAACCTACGCCCACGTCGTCGAATCGAAGCTGGACGTACTCGTCCAGGACGTGGCCACCCGCGGGCAGGCAACCGTGGCCGTCCGCAACCGTCAGTTCCTCGCGGACGATGGACGCGCGCTCATCGCCATCAAGGCCCGCAGTGAGGACGTAACTCGCGACCCAGACGTCGTGTTCGAGGACGTGCTCGCTGAGCTGGAGGAGGGCTACGATATCGTCGAAACGGCCCGACTCGAACCGTTCCACGCGGACCACCTCGGCGTGGTTGCGACACCGAAGTGA
- a CDS encoding DapH/DapD/GlmU-related protein — protein MTDDASTPRHERITRHPTPGPANSLRHWTSARNPVRVSINYAVIVLARISPSLRLKNWLLRRLGVTIGTGVSWGLESTPDVFWPDLITVGDHAIIGYNATILCHEFLQDEYRTGEVHIGERAMIGAGAIVLPGVTIGDGASVAANSLVTRDVPAGATVAGVPAKEMSAESVSD, from the coding sequence GTGACCGACGACGCCTCGACGCCGCGCCACGAGCGCATCACGCGCCACCCGACGCCCGGGCCGGCGAACTCGCTTCGCCACTGGACCAGCGCCCGCAACCCCGTTCGCGTCTCCATCAACTACGCCGTCATCGTCCTCGCGCGAATCTCACCGAGCCTGCGGCTCAAAAACTGGCTCCTGCGTCGCCTCGGCGTGACGATTGGAACGGGGGTTTCGTGGGGCCTCGAATCGACGCCGGACGTGTTCTGGCCTGACCTCATCACGGTGGGTGACCACGCCATCATCGGCTACAACGCGACAATTCTTTGCCACGAGTTTCTGCAGGACGAGTACCGAACCGGGGAAGTCCACATCGGCGAACGGGCGATGATTGGCGCGGGAGCCATCGTCCTGCCGGGCGTCACGATTGGCGACGGAGCCTCCGTGGCGGCGAACTCGCTCGTCACGCGAGACGTGCCCGCCGGTGCAACTGTGGCGGGCGTTCCGGCAAAAGAGATGTCTGCAGAATCAGTGTCCGATTAA
- the paaB gene encoding 1,2-phenylacetyl-CoA epoxidase subunit PaaB, which yields MIWEVFRQEKQGGYHTHCGNVHAPDREMALMFAQIQHARRRPTHSLWVVPKDEIGEVDAEEASFGGTTDKMYRWAMTFNTDASFAKEIEDSEKEQIEAERQRREK from the coding sequence ATGATCTGGGAAGTGTTCCGCCAGGAGAAACAGGGTGGCTACCACACCCACTGCGGGAACGTCCACGCGCCCGACCGCGAGATGGCGCTGATGTTCGCTCAGATTCAACACGCGCGCCGTCGGCCAACCCACAGCCTCTGGGTCGTTCCGAAGGACGAGATTGGCGAAGTAGACGCAGAAGAAGCCTCTTTCGGCGGCACGACCGACAAGATGTACCGCTGGGCGATGACGTTCAACACGGACGCGAGTTTCGCGAAGGAAATCGAGGACTCGGAGAAAGAGCAAATCGAGGCCGAACGCCAGCGGAGGGAGAAGTAA
- the paaA gene encoding 1,2-phenylacetyl-CoA epoxidase subunit PaaA produces the protein MDLDTVFERAGPRAFSPKDDMPQEYREAATRMIQFHANSEIMGAYLERPFIRQAPSLDRKLAFSAKVQDEIGHGQLLYRAAESLGVKTREQMLDELANGKGKFLNCFHYPMEHWWEVPMIGFFVDGAAMRRQATLKDTSWEPYAHAMDKICFEEGFHIKHGEHILRELGTGPKKHQELVQEAFEDWWPRIIQFFGPTNDKSTHHDFAAKVGLKRKSNDELRSEFLTVYVPKAERYGLEIPEYPRIYHDEETGTYTVEEDDLDWDEFFQIAKNQYEPGLGQINTRKAAQDAVEWVTESLENPGSTPQAAD, from the coding sequence ATGGACCTCGATACCGTGTTCGAACGGGCTGGTCCGCGGGCGTTCAGCCCGAAGGACGACATGCCCCAGGAATACCGCGAGGCGGCGACGCGGATGATTCAGTTCCACGCGAACTCAGAAATCATGGGCGCGTACTTAGAACGCCCCTTCATCCGCCAGGCCCCGAGCCTCGACCGAAAACTCGCGTTCAGCGCGAAAGTACAGGACGAAATCGGTCACGGTCAGTTGCTCTACCGCGCCGCAGAGTCCCTCGGCGTGAAAACCCGCGAGCAGATGTTAGACGAACTCGCCAATGGGAAAGGCAAGTTCCTCAACTGCTTCCACTATCCGATGGAACACTGGTGGGAAGTGCCGATGATTGGCTTCTTCGTGGATGGCGCGGCGATGCGCCGGCAGGCCACGCTCAAGGACACGAGTTGGGAGCCGTACGCCCACGCGATGGACAAAATCTGCTTCGAAGAAGGTTTCCACATCAAACACGGCGAGCACATCCTGCGGGAACTCGGCACGGGACCGAAGAAGCACCAGGAACTCGTCCAGGAAGCGTTCGAGGACTGGTGGCCGCGCATCATCCAGTTCTTCGGGCCAACGAACGACAAGAGCACCCACCACGACTTCGCCGCGAAGGTCGGTCTCAAGCGCAAGTCCAACGACGAACTCCGCAGTGAGTTCCTCACCGTCTACGTTCCGAAGGCAGAGCGTTACGGCCTCGAAATCCCCGAGTACCCGCGCATCTACCACGACGAAGAAACGGGGACCTACACCGTCGAAGAGGACGACCTCGACTGGGACGAGTTCTTCCAGATTGCGAAAAACCAATACGAACCCGGTCTCGGCCAGATCAACACCCGCAAGGCGGCACAGGACGCGGTCGAATGGGTCACCGAATCCTTAGAGAATCCGGGGTCCACGCCCCAGGCGGCTGACTGA
- a CDS encoding transcription initiation factor IIB family protein has translation MYRARDQVENEEWLAQLEQAADRLSLGTEARSRAADLFLSTVPEKERSKRAAVAASLYAGALIAGDERSQGDVAEAVGVARLTIQQRWKELLETAGLRPPGW, from the coding sequence GTGTATCGGGCCCGCGACCAGGTGGAAAACGAAGAGTGGCTCGCGCAACTCGAACAGGCGGCAGACCGACTGTCGCTCGGAACCGAAGCGCGCTCTCGGGCGGCGGACCTCTTTCTCTCGACGGTCCCCGAAAAGGAACGCTCGAAGCGCGCGGCCGTCGCGGCGAGTCTCTACGCCGGGGCACTCATCGCCGGTGACGAACGCTCACAGGGTGACGTCGCTGAGGCCGTCGGCGTCGCTCGTCTGACGATTCAACAGCGCTGGAAGGAGTTGTTGGAGACCGCGGGCCTGCGGCCGCCGGGCTGGTAA
- the paaD gene encoding 1,2-phenylacetyl-CoA epoxidase subunit PaaD produces the protein MSSNPTENTGTPCSYTDYVHGPEREGFPATGEGATGVERRVWDALYEIEDPEMPISIVDLGLIYGVTVEDGHADVKMTLTYTGCPARKMLTTDIEEAVAAVEGVESMDLDLVWSPPWTVEMVTEQGKEDLREFGLSI, from the coding sequence ATGTCAAGTAACCCAACCGAAAACACCGGCACGCCGTGTTCCTACACGGACTACGTCCACGGCCCCGAACGCGAGGGCTTCCCTGCAACCGGCGAGGGCGCGACGGGCGTCGAACGCCGCGTCTGGGACGCCCTCTACGAAATCGAGGACCCCGAGATGCCAATCAGCATCGTCGATTTGGGCCTCATCTACGGCGTCACCGTTGAAGACGGCCACGCAGACGTGAAGATGACGCTCACCTACACTGGCTGTCCGGCCCGCAAGATGCTGACCACGGACATCGAGGAGGCCGTCGCCGCCGTGGAAGGCGTCGAGAGCATGGACTTAGACCTCGTCTGGAGTCCGCCGTGGACCGTCGAGATGGTCACCGAGCAGGGAAAGGAGGACCTGCGCGAGTTCGGCCTCTCCATCTGA
- the dacZ gene encoding diadenylate cyclase DacZ, with protein sequence MSEIRDLLGPIVSEVDAILLFSPSASYYGRFAEVDDVKVVVVAPENTVSATQFVELPLEFDNVASRIRYGIEGAINNDIIDDGDDLLCATKMFDEEIDSLTRVRASEFTHTGIYDLFMNSRAEPTVIRDVLEVAIELGKKGQKGKPVGALFVVGDAGKVMNKSRPLSYNPFEKSHVHVGDPIVNVMLKEFSRLDGAFVISDAGKIVSAYRYLEPSAEGVDIPKGLGARHMAAAATTRDTNAICIVLSESDGLVRAFKGGELILELDPEEY encoded by the coding sequence ATGAGTGAAATCCGCGACCTTCTGGGACCGATTGTGTCCGAGGTCGACGCTATCTTGCTGTTCTCTCCGAGCGCCTCCTACTACGGGCGCTTCGCAGAGGTTGACGATGTCAAGGTCGTGGTCGTCGCCCCCGAGAACACGGTCTCTGCTACCCAGTTTGTGGAACTTCCACTCGAATTCGATAACGTCGCCTCACGCATTCGCTACGGTATCGAAGGGGCGATCAACAACGACATCATCGACGACGGCGACGACCTGCTCTGTGCGACGAAGATGTTCGACGAGGAAATCGATTCCCTCACGCGGGTCCGCGCGAGTGAGTTCACCCACACCGGCATCTACGACCTCTTCATGAACTCGCGGGCAGAGCCGACTGTCATCCGCGACGTGCTCGAAGTCGCCATCGAACTCGGGAAGAAAGGACAGAAAGGCAAGCCCGTCGGCGCGCTGTTCGTGGTTGGCGACGCGGGCAAGGTGATGAACAAGTCTCGGCCCCTCTCGTACAACCCGTTCGAGAAGTCTCACGTCCACGTCGGCGACCCCATCGTGAACGTCATGCTGAAGGAATTCTCCCGTCTCGACGGGGCGTTCGTCATCTCTGATGCGGGCAAGATTGTCTCAGCCTACCGCTATCTCGAACCGTCTGCGGAGGGCGTCGACATTCCGAAAGGACTCGGGGCGCGGCACATGGCAGCGGCGGCGACCACTCGTGACACCAACGCAATCTGCATCGTGTTGAGCGAGAGCGACGGGCTGGTTCGGGCGTTCAAGGGTGGCGAACTCATCCTCGAACTGGACCCCGAGGAGTACTGA
- a CDS encoding S66 peptidase family protein yields MHEFVVPPPLEPGDRVAIVAPAGGHASQFPHVYEQGLETLRETFDLEPVEFPTATKSSEYLYDHPEERARDVEDAFVDPDIAGVIATIGGEDQIRILKHLDTDVLREHPTRFYGVSDNTNLQLALWNAGLVSYYGGMVMTDLAVHGGHPDYTERYLRRAFFEEEHGELEPATAFTDDGHDWADPDTLDYEPEWEDSDGWHWDGPETVVSGRTWGGCLEIVDLQLAVSHYLPDPDALSGTVLCLETSEELPRDFDVRWFLLGLGERGLLERFAAVLVGRARARSVFDPNPPDEREAYRTRQREAIIDTVREYNPDAPIVFDLEFGHTYPTAAPPIGGRVVVDSARERITFAE; encoded by the coding sequence ATGCACGAATTCGTCGTCCCACCACCGCTCGAACCCGGCGACCGAGTCGCCATCGTCGCTCCAGCCGGCGGTCACGCCAGCCAGTTTCCCCACGTCTACGAACAGGGCCTCGAAACGCTGCGCGAGACGTTCGACCTCGAACCCGTCGAATTCCCGACGGCGACGAAGTCGAGCGAGTACCTCTACGACCACCCGGAAGAACGAGCACGGGACGTCGAAGACGCCTTCGTCGACCCGGACATCGCGGGCGTCATCGCCACCATCGGCGGCGAGGACCAGATTCGCATCCTCAAACACCTCGACACCGACGTGCTCCGGGAGCATCCCACCCGGTTCTACGGCGTGAGTGACAACACGAACCTCCAACTCGCACTCTGGAACGCGGGCCTCGTCTCCTACTACGGTGGCATGGTCATGACCGACCTCGCGGTCCACGGCGGCCACCCCGACTACACCGAACGCTATCTCAGACGCGCCTTCTTCGAGGAGGAACACGGCGAACTCGAACCCGCCACCGCGTTCACCGACGACGGCCACGACTGGGCCGACCCGGACACGCTCGACTACGAACCAGAATGGGAGGACAGCGACGGCTGGCACTGGGACGGCCCCGAAACCGTCGTCTCCGGACGGACGTGGGGTGGCTGTCTCGAAATCGTGGACCTCCAGCTCGCGGTGAGCCACTACCTTCCCGACCCGGACGCACTCTCTGGCACCGTCCTCTGCCTCGAAACCTCAGAGGAACTGCCCCGCGACTTCGACGTCCGGTGGTTCCTCCTCGGCCTCGGCGAACGCGGCCTGCTCGAACGCTTTGCCGCCGTACTCGTCGGCCGCGCCCGCGCCAGAAGCGTCTTCGACCCCAACCCACCCGACGAACGCGAGGCGTACCGAACCCGCCAGCGCGAAGCCATCATCGACACGGTCCGAGAATACAACCCTGACGCACCCATCGTCTTCGACCTCGAATTCGGCCACACGTATCCGACCGCCGCACCACCAATCGGCGGGCGCGTCGTGGTCGATTCTGCACGAGAACGCATCACCTTCGCGGAGTGA
- a CDS encoding winged helix-turn-helix domain-containing protein → MAADDAPDKPKEGEPAGHRGPRERLEQHRSRLEDETDRAVGQFDDRIVELLSWVLDTETRARIYVYLRQHPWATSEEIADGTGLYPSTVREALAELHTEEVLERRKRKSSGAGNNPYEYTAMPPSELVTALAEQVQDELNTVFNLDCYLGRRDPKTATEPVTITVEEEADE, encoded by the coding sequence ATGGCTGCTGACGACGCACCAGACAAACCGAAGGAGGGTGAACCAGCGGGTCACAGGGGACCACGGGAGCGACTCGAGCAACACCGGTCGCGACTCGAAGACGAAACCGACCGGGCTGTCGGGCAGTTCGACGACCGCATCGTCGAACTCCTCTCGTGGGTCCTCGACACCGAAACGCGAGCACGCATCTACGTCTATCTGCGCCAGCATCCGTGGGCGACCAGCGAGGAAATCGCCGACGGAACCGGGCTGTATCCGAGCACCGTCCGGGAGGCGCTCGCGGAACTCCATACCGAAGAAGTGCTCGAACGCCGGAAACGCAAGAGTTCGGGCGCGGGGAACAACCCATATGAGTACACGGCGATGCCGCCGAGCGAACTCGTCACCGCGCTCGCAGAGCAGGTGCAGGACGAACTCAATACGGTGTTCAACCTCGACTGCTATCTCGGCAGGCGCGACCCGAAGACGGCGACCGAACCCGTGACGATCACCGTCGAGGAAGAGGCGGACGAATAA
- a CDS encoding phosphopantetheine adenylyltransferase, with protein MKVALGGTFDPVHDGHRELLKRAFELGDVTVGLTSDELAPKTRKEDRYVRPYDERKADLEKELEQFAAEYDREWEIRTLTEPTGIATEPQFDVLVVSTETQRGGELVNEIREERGLEPLRIEVVDRVYAKDEDVISSTRIVRGEIDEHGNLTPEREGRPAEREQ; from the coding sequence ATGAAAGTCGCGCTGGGCGGGACGTTCGACCCGGTCCATGATGGGCATCGAGAACTGCTCAAACGGGCCTTCGAACTCGGGGACGTGACAGTTGGCCTCACGAGTGACGAACTTGCGCCGAAGACGCGCAAGGAGGACCGCTACGTCAGACCGTACGACGAGCGCAAGGCGGACCTCGAAAAAGAACTCGAACAGTTCGCCGCCGAGTACGACCGCGAGTGGGAAATCCGGACGCTCACCGAGCCGACTGGCATCGCCACCGAACCGCAGTTCGACGTGCTCGTCGTCTCCACCGAGACTCAGCGCGGAGGCGAACTCGTAAACGAAATCCGCGAAGAGCGCGGCCTCGAACCGCTCCGAATCGAGGTTGTAGACCGCGTCTACGCGAAAGACGAGGACGTGATTTCGAGTACGCGCATCGTCCGTGGCGAAATCGACGAACACGGGAACCTCACGCCCGAACGCGAGGGGCGACCCGCAGAACGAGAGCAGTAA
- the paaC gene encoding 1,2-phenylacetyl-CoA epoxidase subunit PaaC, which translates to MSVAELPGPQELDEAQQAAVEELLFRMADDEFVLAERYTEWQVRAPTLESDLAIANNAQDEYGHARLWYDLLEDFGYEEPELIWERDPDDFRHATLVELPVFEGDWADTILRSYLFDQYEKLHLESLNASSYPRLRDRIEKVQLEERYHLEHGQNWLERLCDDDPGRERVQQALDRVLPYALTLFEPGDHEDAILEYGIRTEPLDSLRTQWLEIVVPFLTALGLDVPHDVDELPDVPAKTGRRGDHTDDWEPLYEDFTFTYRTLGLSTPTKLLKDPDDVK; encoded by the coding sequence ATGTCCGTCGCAGAACTCCCCGGCCCGCAGGAATTAGACGAGGCCCAGCAGGCCGCGGTCGAAGAACTCCTCTTTCGGATGGCCGACGACGAATTCGTCCTCGCAGAACGCTACACCGAGTGGCAGGTTCGCGCGCCGACGCTCGAATCCGACCTCGCCATCGCGAACAACGCACAGGACGAGTACGGGCACGCACGGCTCTGGTACGATCTGCTCGAGGACTTTGGCTACGAGGAACCAGAACTCATCTGGGAGCGCGACCCGGACGACTTCCGCCACGCGACGCTCGTCGAACTGCCCGTCTTCGAGGGCGACTGGGCCGACACCATCCTTCGAAGTTACCTGTTCGACCAGTACGAGAAACTGCACCTGGAGTCGCTCAACGCTTCGTCGTACCCGCGTCTTCGCGACCGCATCGAGAAGGTGCAACTGGAAGAACGCTACCACCTGGAACACGGACAGAACTGGCTCGAACGCCTCTGTGACGACGACCCGGGCCGCGAGCGTGTTCAGCAAGCACTCGACCGCGTGCTGCCGTACGCCCTGACGCTATTCGAACCGGGTGACCACGAGGACGCGATTCTGGAGTACGGCATCCGCACGGAACCGCTCGACTCCCTGCGCACGCAGTGGCTCGAAATCGTCGTGCCGTTCCTCACCGCACTCGGCCTCGACGTGCCACACGACGTGGACGAACTGCCGGACGTGCCTGCCAAAACGGGCCGTCGCGGCGACCACACCGACGACTGGGAACCGCTGTACGAGGACTTCACGTTCACGTACCGCACCCTCGGGCTGAGCACCCCGACGAAGCTGCTCAAGGACCCAGACGATGTCAAGTAA
- the paaE gene encoding 1,2-phenylacetyl-CoA epoxidase subunit PaaE produces MRFNDPSVTTTADESPAECPYCGSDDTVRDHPKGPGLCRSMHYCNGCDQPFEKFG; encoded by the coding sequence ATGCGATTCAACGACCCGAGCGTCACGACGACTGCGGACGAATCGCCAGCGGAGTGCCCGTACTGTGGCTCCGACGACACGGTTCGCGACCACCCGAAAGGGCCTGGCCTCTGCCGGTCGATGCACTACTGCAACGGCTGTGACCAGCCGTTCGAGAAGTTCGGGTAG
- a CDS encoding NOP5/NOP56 family protein, with the protein MTENGWFVGVDSDDTAEAVAHIREGSADAPADWPAQAVDAGFAADEESYYERLHAVTVEAARQEVVEKERATDKQLIHAVRAMDDARRMANELAERVAEWAGSRFADAGTGVESARKLAEREPKDAADERLIALATRCAELDDEANALKEFVEETTPLVAPNLSNLAEPVLAARLIALAGGLDTLAKKPSGTVQVLGAEDALFAHLKGQASSPKHGIIFMHPAIRHTRREDRGSAARALAGKLTIAARIDHYAGDLRPELKDELDERIATIQARGEN; encoded by the coding sequence ATGACCGAAAACGGATGGTTCGTCGGCGTCGATTCCGACGACACCGCCGAGGCCGTCGCGCACATTCGCGAGGGGTCGGCCGACGCTCCCGCCGACTGGCCCGCGCAGGCCGTCGACGCTGGGTTCGCCGCGGACGAGGAGTCGTATTACGAGCGACTCCACGCGGTGACCGTCGAGGCGGCCCGCCAGGAAGTCGTCGAGAAGGAGCGCGCGACGGACAAGCAGTTGATTCACGCCGTTCGCGCGATGGACGACGCCCGTCGCATGGCGAACGAACTGGCCGAACGCGTCGCGGAGTGGGCGGGAAGCCGTTTCGCCGACGCCGGCACGGGCGTGGAGTCCGCCCGGAAACTCGCCGAACGGGAACCCAAAGACGCCGCAGACGAGCGCCTCATCGCGCTCGCCACCCGGTGTGCGGAACTCGACGACGAGGCCAACGCACTCAAGGAGTTCGTCGAAGAGACGACGCCCCTCGTCGCACCGAACCTCTCGAACCTCGCAGAGCCGGTTCTCGCGGCGCGACTCATCGCGCTCGCCGGTGGCCTCGACACGCTCGCGAAGAAGCCAAGTGGGACGGTGCAGGTCCTTGGCGCGGAGGACGCCCTCTTTGCCCACCTGAAGGGGCAGGCATCGTCGCCGAAACACGGTATCATCTTCATGCACCCGGCGATTCGACACACCCGCCGAGAGGACCGCGGGTCTGCGGCCCGCGCCCTCGCAGGGAAACTCACCATCGCCGCGCGCATCGACCACTACGCGGGTGACCTGCGCCCCGAATTGAAAGACGAATTGGACGAACGTATCGCGACTATCCAGGCACGGGGTGAGAACTGA
- a CDS encoding glutamate--cysteine ligase → MDTGSAENFTRTGTLGIEEEFFVVDDVGRPTSGTDELVYESDPPELLAGRIDHELFKCVVETQTPVIERLSAAREQLLAIREALLSHAETHGFGIAAAGLHPAAKWRELEHAEKSRYKAQLDRIQYPQHRNTTAGLHVHIGVDDADKAVWIANEIRWYLPVMLALSANSPFWNGFDTGLASARAKIFENLPNTGMPTDFDSYEDFLSFEHMMVTQGSINDRGELWYDVRPHTEYGTLEVRTPDGQTDPERVMAFVEYTAALVEDLGARYDDGEEGYRHRRELLDENKWRAMRYGHDASFIDLDRQGTSTLGEIVDEECERLGISGIRELYDGESGADMQRRLLEAEGLPALCDALRL, encoded by the coding sequence ATGGATACGGGCTCTGCCGAGAATTTCACCCGAACCGGGACACTCGGAATCGAAGAGGAGTTTTTCGTCGTCGATGACGTAGGCCGGCCGACGTCGGGGACGGACGAACTCGTCTACGAATCTGACCCTCCCGAACTGCTGGCTGGTCGCATCGACCACGAACTGTTCAAGTGCGTCGTAGAGACGCAGACGCCGGTCATCGAACGACTTTCTGCGGCCCGCGAGCAGCTGCTCGCAATCCGTGAGGCGCTTCTGTCCCACGCCGAAACCCACGGTTTTGGCATCGCCGCGGCGGGCCTCCACCCGGCGGCAAAATGGCGCGAACTCGAACACGCCGAGAAATCGCGCTACAAGGCGCAACTCGACCGGATTCAGTACCCGCAGCACCGCAACACGACGGCTGGCTTGCACGTCCACATCGGCGTCGACGATGCGGACAAGGCGGTCTGGATTGCGAACGAGATTCGCTGGTATCTCCCCGTGATGCTCGCACTCTCCGCGAACTCGCCGTTCTGGAACGGGTTCGACACCGGCCTCGCCTCCGCACGGGCGAAGATTTTCGAAAACCTCCCCAACACCGGGATGCCGACCGACTTCGACTCCTACGAGGACTTCCTCTCGTTCGAACACATGATGGTCACGCAAGGGTCGATAAACGACCGCGGTGAACTCTGGTACGACGTTCGCCCCCACACCGAGTACGGCACACTCGAAGTTAGAACGCCGGACGGACAGACCGACCCGGAGCGCGTCATGGCGTTCGTCGAGTACACGGCGGCGCTGGTCGAGGACCTCGGCGCGCGCTACGACGACGGCGAGGAAGGCTATCGCCACCGGCGGGAACTCTTAGACGAGAACAAGTGGCGGGCGATGCGCTACGGCCACGACGCCTCGTTCATCGACCTCGACAGACAAGGGACGAGCACCCTCGGCGAAATCGTCGACGAAGAGTGTGAGAGACTCGGCATCTCCGGCATCCGCGAGCTGTACGACGGCGAGAGCGGGGCCGACATGCAGCGCAGACTCCTCGAAGCGGAGGGGCTCCCCGCGCTCTGTGACGCACTTCGACTGTAG